The Halobacillus amylolyticus nucleotide sequence ATTAACCCCCTTCCTTGCAGTTGATAGAAACCTAATAATACTAAGTGTGAAACAACAGTTTTATAAAATGATCTGACGACTATCAGTATAGTGTGTTAGATTACCTTACATATTGTTCTTGTTCATTGTATTTTTATGATAAGGTATGTTAAAAAAGATGTTTGAAAGAGGTGGGATGTACTTTGACGGATAACTATAAAAGCAAAAAGGTTATCTCTATAGGTGTCGTCAAGGAATTGACAGGACTTTCAGAACGCCAAATTCGGTATAATGAACAAAGAAAGCTTATCTTCCCAGAGCGAACGGCGAACGGAACACGCAAATATTCATTTTCAGATGTGGAAACTTTGGTAGAGATTGCGGAAAAGCGGGAAGAAGGAGTTCAATCCTTTGAAATTAGAAAAGAAATGCTAAAAGATAAGAAAAGTAAAGAGGGAGATTCTCAAATGCGTAGAAAAATGATCCGTGGTCAATTAAATGCACACTTTCGATCAAACGATAGAAGCTAAGTGCGTTTTCATCATCCCATGAATGTTCTTCCTTTTCTAATTAAACGAACTAAAAAGTTATCCTTGTACGTAGAAAAGACTAACTTGCTAAATAGCGGGTTAGTCTTTTTGTTGTTCTAAATAGGGTAAGGTTCGAGACTTGTAATTAAAATTACCATGTTAGTTTTCCTGACGTTATGTGTGATACAT carries:
- a CDS encoding MerR family transcriptional regulator: MTDNYKSKKVISIGVVKELTGLSERQIRYNEQRKLIFPERTANGTRKYSFSDVETLVEIAEKREEGVQSFEIRKEMLKDKKSKEGDSQMRRKMIRGQLNAHFRSNDRS